The Streptomyces kanamyceticus genome window below encodes:
- a CDS encoding ABC transporter permease, producing the protein MTTFWRRLREQRAALVAAVVVALLVLVALAAPLLTAIAGQDPTTYHPDLIDSARGGVPIGSFGGISAEHWLGVEPQTGRDLFARLVYGARVSLGVALAATVVQVFLGVVVGVAAGIGNRWVDQLLSRATDVMVALPLMVLALALMAIVPSGFPRPVLVALVIGLVAWGNMAKIVRAQTVTLKELDYVAAARLSGWGTVRIARRELLPALAAPVITYAALLVPVNITVEAALSFLGVGVKPPTASWGQMLTSADVWYQAAPQYLLLPAGALFVTVLALTVLGDGVRTALDPRAASRLRVGTGRKREAKA; encoded by the coding sequence GTGACGACCTTCTGGCGGCGGCTGCGCGAGCAGCGCGCCGCCCTCGTCGCGGCGGTCGTCGTCGCGCTGCTCGTCCTGGTGGCGCTCGCCGCGCCGCTGCTCACCGCCATCGCGGGGCAGGACCCCACCACGTACCACCCGGATCTCATCGACTCGGCGCGCGGCGGCGTGCCCATCGGCTCCTTCGGCGGGATCAGCGCCGAGCACTGGCTCGGCGTCGAACCGCAGACCGGGCGCGACCTCTTCGCCCGCCTCGTGTACGGCGCGCGGGTCTCGCTCGGCGTCGCGCTCGCCGCGACCGTCGTCCAGGTGTTCCTCGGCGTCGTCGTCGGCGTCGCGGCCGGGATCGGCAACCGCTGGGTGGACCAGCTGCTCAGCCGCGCCACCGACGTCATGGTGGCGCTGCCACTGATGGTCCTCGCGCTCGCGCTGATGGCGATCGTGCCGAGCGGATTCCCGCGTCCCGTGCTCGTCGCCCTGGTCATCGGGCTCGTCGCCTGGGGGAACATGGCCAAGATCGTGCGCGCCCAGACGGTCACGCTCAAGGAACTCGACTACGTGGCCGCCGCGCGGCTCAGCGGCTGGGGCACCGTGCGGATCGCCCGGCGCGAGCTGCTTCCCGCGCTGGCCGCGCCCGTCATCACCTACGCCGCGCTGCTCGTCCCCGTGAACATCACGGTCGAGGCCGCGCTGTCGTTCCTCGGTGTGGGCGTGAAGCCGCCGACCGCGTCGTGGGGACAGATGCTCACGTCCGCCGACGTCTGGTACCAGGCGGCGCCGCAGTACCTGCTCCTGCCCGCGGGCGCGCTGTTCGTCACCGTGCTCGCGCTCACCGTCCTCGGTGACGGGGTGCGCACCGCGCTCGACCCGCGGGCCGCGTCCCGGCTGCGGGTCGGCACGGGCCGCAAGAGGGAGGCCAAGGCATGA
- a CDS encoding ABC transporter substrate-binding protein: MRQTSVIARRVAAASVSLVLASGVAACAGPKDNDAGSGGDGKPAKGGTLSVLNRDPQTDFDPARLYTSGGGNVPSLVFRTLTTRNREDGAKGAEVVPDLATDLGKPSKNATVWTYTLKKGVKYEDGSPITSADVKYGIERSFAAELSGGAPYLRDWLVGGDKYQGPYKDKGGKGLASIETPDERTIVFHLNKPEGEFPYLATQTQFTPVPKAKDKGTKYEEHPVSSGPYKVVKNENDGERLRLERNPHWSAKTDPERKAYPDVIDVRSGLDSSVINQRLSASQGADAAAVTTDTNLGPAELAQLGGKDDKAAHVGTGHFGYTNYLAFNPKVKPFDDPKVRQAISYAVDRSSVVNAAGGSSLAEPATTYLPNQKSFGYTKYDHFPAGENGNAKKAKELLKKAGYEDGLTVTLTHSNAKDFETSPEIATALQDALKKAGITVKLKGLEDNDYKDTVHSAKKEPGLFLAHWGADWPSGGPFLAPIFDGRQIVEDGYNFNSGFLNDKSVNDEIDEINKLTDLKAAAERWGALDKKIGEQALTVPLFHPVYKRLYGKDVKNVVISDWTGVLDISQVAVK; this comes from the coding sequence ATGCGTCAAACGTCCGTCATAGCCCGCCGCGTGGCAGCGGCATCCGTCAGCCTGGTCCTGGCCTCTGGCGTCGCCGCCTGCGCGGGCCCGAAGGACAACGACGCGGGCAGCGGCGGCGACGGCAAGCCCGCCAAGGGCGGCACGCTCTCCGTGCTCAACCGCGACCCGCAGACCGACTTCGACCCCGCGCGCCTCTACACCTCCGGCGGCGGCAACGTGCCGAGCCTCGTCTTCCGCACGCTGACCACCCGCAACCGCGAGGACGGCGCCAAGGGCGCCGAGGTCGTCCCCGACCTCGCCACGGACCTGGGCAAGCCGAGCAAGAACGCCACCGTATGGACGTACACCCTGAAGAAGGGCGTCAAGTACGAGGACGGTTCGCCGATCACCTCGGCCGACGTGAAGTACGGCATCGAGCGGTCCTTCGCCGCCGAACTCAGCGGTGGCGCGCCCTACTTGAGGGACTGGCTGGTCGGCGGGGACAAGTACCAGGGCCCGTACAAGGACAAGGGCGGCAAGGGTCTCGCGTCCATCGAGACGCCCGACGAGCGCACCATCGTCTTCCATCTGAACAAGCCCGAGGGCGAATTCCCCTACCTGGCGACGCAGACGCAGTTCACCCCCGTACCGAAGGCCAAGGACAAGGGCACCAAGTACGAGGAGCACCCGGTCTCGTCCGGGCCCTACAAGGTCGTCAAGAACGAGAACGACGGTGAGCGACTGCGCCTGGAGCGCAACCCGCACTGGTCCGCCAAGACCGACCCGGAGCGCAAGGCCTACCCGGACGTCATCGACGTGCGCTCCGGACTCGACTCCTCCGTCATCAACCAGCGGCTCTCCGCTAGCCAGGGCGCGGACGCCGCCGCCGTCACCACCGACACCAACCTCGGCCCCGCCGAGCTCGCCCAGCTCGGCGGCAAGGACGACAAGGCCGCCCACGTCGGCACCGGGCACTTCGGCTACACCAACTACCTGGCCTTCAACCCGAAGGTGAAGCCCTTCGACGACCCCAAGGTGCGCCAGGCCATCTCGTACGCCGTGGACCGCTCCTCGGTGGTCAACGCCGCCGGCGGCTCCTCGCTCGCCGAGCCCGCCACGACCTACCTCCCCAACCAGAAGTCCTTCGGATACACGAAGTACGACCACTTCCCCGCGGGGGAGAACGGCAACGCGAAGAAGGCCAAGGAGCTCCTGAAGAAGGCCGGGTACGAGGACGGGCTCACCGTCACCCTGACGCACTCCAACGCCAAGGACTTCGAGACCAGCCCGGAGATCGCCACGGCCCTCCAGGACGCCCTGAAGAAGGCCGGAATCACCGTCAAGCTCAAGGGACTCGAGGACAACGACTACAAGGACACCGTCCACAGCGCCAAGAAGGAGCCGGGTCTCTTCCTCGCGCACTGGGGTGCCGACTGGCCCTCCGGCGGGCCCTTCCTCGCGCCCATCTTCGACGGGCGGCAGATCGTCGAGGACGGCTACAACTTCAACTCCGGCTTCCTGAACGACAAGTCCGTCAACGACGAGATCGACGAGATCAACAAGCTCACCGACCTGAAGGCGGCCGCCGAGCGCTGGGGCGCCCTCGACAAGAAGATCGGCGAGCAGGCGCTGACCGTGCCGCTGTTCCACCCGGTCTACAAGCGGCTCTACGGCAAGGACGTCAAGAACGTCGTCATCAGCGACTGGACCGGCGTGCTCGACATCTCCCAGGTCGCGGTGAAGTAG
- a CDS encoding Ms4533A family Cys-rich leader peptide — MSNSHAPSSAAIELALFGVTALCVADIHCC; from the coding sequence ATGTCGAACAGTCACGCCCCGTCGAGCGCCGCCATTGAGCTGGCGCTGTTCGGCGTGACCGCGCTCTGCGTGGCCGACATTCACTGTTGCTGA
- a CDS encoding DUF3152 domain-containing protein translates to MGRHSRRGPVDTENTTGTSGIPLAQSASRPPSPGTGRRRKVPAPSSTGTSAPDGTPAHGTPAHGAPHVRGGHPEQREPGGGWGDVTDSGSGPRMGAGYTVPGPRREYVTAFPERGGDRNGTPPAGSPTATPSPSAPPPPRDPYASVTDWDEDPDAPLGADGGETDAEPEGEGRAKSGKGRAFTGIAAAAVTTVLAVVVAGQVADGGKDSNTESRSAPDGGARDTDDPASRSDARVAPTKKPEATPATYEQKMGKKYPLDAKLKASGDFAAISGFDKAPGKGRLWKYRVDVEKGLGLDGELFAKAVQKTLNDDRSWAHAKARTFERISSGKPDFVITLASPGTTADWCAKSGLDTTQDNVSCDSAATERVMINAYRWAQGAKTYGDAVRKEFGNAIFPYRQMLINHEVGHRLGYNHTDCDKDGDLAPVMQQQTKFLDHDGITCKANPWVFPKR, encoded by the coding sequence GTGGGACGTCATAGCCGTCGCGGACCTGTCGACACCGAGAACACCACGGGCACCTCTGGCATACCGCTCGCACAGAGCGCGAGCCGCCCGCCCAGTCCCGGCACCGGGCGCCGACGGAAGGTACCGGCACCGTCGTCGACCGGGACGTCGGCGCCGGACGGCACTCCGGCTCATGGGACCCCGGCCCACGGTGCTCCGCATGTGCGTGGCGGGCATCCCGAGCAGCGGGAGCCCGGTGGCGGCTGGGGCGACGTCACGGACAGCGGCTCCGGGCCGCGGATGGGCGCCGGGTACACGGTGCCGGGACCCCGGCGCGAGTACGTCACGGCCTTTCCCGAGCGCGGCGGCGACCGGAACGGCACGCCCCCGGCGGGATCGCCGACGGCCACCCCGTCGCCGAGCGCGCCCCCGCCGCCCCGCGACCCGTACGCCTCCGTCACCGACTGGGACGAGGACCCCGATGCCCCGCTCGGCGCCGACGGCGGCGAGACCGACGCGGAGCCCGAGGGCGAAGGCCGCGCGAAGAGCGGCAAGGGCCGCGCCTTCACCGGCATCGCGGCCGCCGCGGTGACCACCGTGCTCGCGGTCGTCGTGGCGGGTCAGGTCGCCGACGGGGGCAAGGACTCGAACACGGAGAGCCGGTCCGCGCCCGACGGCGGCGCGCGCGACACCGACGATCCGGCCTCGCGCTCCGATGCCCGGGTGGCGCCGACCAAGAAGCCGGAAGCGACCCCGGCGACGTACGAGCAGAAAATGGGCAAGAAATACCCGCTGGACGCGAAGCTGAAGGCGTCCGGGGACTTCGCCGCGATATCCGGATTCGACAAGGCGCCCGGTAAGGGACGGCTCTGGAAGTATCGCGTCGACGTCGAGAAGGGTCTCGGTCTGGACGGTGAACTCTTCGCGAAGGCCGTGCAGAAGACCTTGAACGACGACCGGAGTTGGGCCCACGCGAAGGCCCGCACCTTCGAGCGGATATCGTCGGGGAAGCCCGATTTCGTCATTACCCTCGCGAGCCCGGGAACGACCGCCGACTGGTGCGCGAAATCCGGTCTCGACACGACCCAGGACAATGTGTCCTGCGATTCCGCGGCGACGGAACGCGTGATGATCAATGCCTATCGGTGGGCGCAGGGCGCGAAGACCTACGGCGACGCCGTGCGGAAGGAATTCGGCAACGCCATCTTCCCGTACCGCCAGATGCTGATCAATCACGAGGTCGGGCACCGGCTCGGCTACAACCACACGGACTGCGACAAGGACGGGGACCTCGCGCCCGTCATGCAGCAGCAGACCAAATTCCTTGATCACGACGGGATCACCTGCAAGGCCAACCCCTGGGTGTTTCCCAAGCGTTGA
- a CDS encoding alpha/beta hydrolase has translation MSSTELPNLLASAVAPKPGAVAVAAGERLDSVGLPGLTLSVRSRPSTRTGLPPALYVHGLGGSSQNWSALMPLLEDVVDCEALDLPGFGDSPPPDDGDYSITGHARAVIRYVDARARGPVHLVANSMGGAVATRVAAVRPDLVRTLTLVSPALPELRVQRTALPTGLLAVPGVASLFTKLTKDWTAEQRVRGLMGLCYGDPGRVTPEGFSAAVREMERRLQLPYFWDAMARSARGIVNAYTLGGQHGLWRQAERVLAPTLLVYGGRDLLVSYRMAHRAAAAFRDSRLLTLPEAGHVAMMEYPETVATAFRELLADTGELAGHRTDSGS, from the coding sequence ATGTCTTCGACCGAGCTGCCGAATCTCTTGGCCAGTGCCGTCGCACCCAAGCCGGGTGCCGTGGCGGTCGCGGCGGGCGAGCGGCTCGACTCCGTGGGCCTGCCGGGACTCACGCTGTCCGTGCGGTCGAGGCCCTCGACGCGCACCGGACTGCCACCCGCGCTGTACGTGCACGGGCTCGGCGGCTCCTCGCAGAACTGGTCGGCCCTGATGCCGCTCCTGGAAGACGTCGTGGACTGCGAGGCGCTCGATCTGCCGGGGTTCGGGGACTCCCCGCCACCGGACGACGGCGACTACTCCATCACCGGGCACGCGCGCGCGGTCATCCGTTATGTCGACGCGCGCGCCCGCGGCCCCGTCCACCTGGTCGCGAACTCGATGGGCGGCGCCGTCGCGACGCGCGTCGCCGCGGTCCGCCCCGATCTCGTCCGCACGCTGACGCTGGTGTCGCCCGCGCTCCCCGAGCTGCGGGTGCAGCGCACGGCGCTGCCGACCGGGCTGCTCGCGGTGCCGGGCGTCGCGTCGCTCTTCACCAAGCTCACCAAGGACTGGACGGCCGAGCAGCGGGTGCGCGGCCTCATGGGGCTCTGTTACGGCGATCCCGGCAGAGTGACGCCGGAAGGGTTCAGCGCCGCGGTGCGGGAGATGGAGCGCAGGCTTCAGCTCCCTTATTTCTGGGACGCGATGGCGCGTTCGGCGCGCGGGATCGTGAACGCGTACACGCTGGGCGGCCAGCACGGTCTGTGGCGGCAGGCGGAGCGGGTGCTCGCGCCGACCCTGCTCGTCTACGGAGGGCGCGATCTGCTCGTCTCGTACCGCATGGCCCACCGGGCGGCCGCCGCGTTCCGCGACTCGCGGTTGTTGACCCTGCCGGAGGCGGGGCACGTGGCGATGATGGAATATCCGGAGACCGTGGCCACGGCCTTCCGCGAACTCCTCGCGGATACGGGCGAGTTGGCCGGTCATCGTACGGATTCAGGGAGCTGA
- a CDS encoding TetR/AcrR family transcriptional regulator, producing the protein MTAIEQTEAARPRGTRLPRRARRNQLLGAAQEVFVAQGYHAAAMDDIAERAGVSKPVLYQHFPGKLDLYLALLDQHCESLLQSVRTALASTTDNKLRVAATMDAYFAYVENEGGAFRLVFESDLTNEAAVRERVDRVTLQCAEAICEVIAEDTGLPGDEAMLLAVGLGGYSQVVARYWLASGSTVPRDKAVELITSLAWRGIAGFPLHGIEGH; encoded by the coding sequence GTGACAGCCATCGAGCAGACAGAGGCAGCACGCCCGAGGGGCACACGCCTGCCCCGCCGTGCCCGACGCAATCAGCTCCTGGGCGCTGCCCAGGAGGTATTCGTCGCACAGGGGTACCACGCGGCCGCGATGGACGACATCGCCGAGCGCGCCGGCGTCAGCAAGCCGGTGCTCTACCAGCACTTCCCGGGCAAGCTCGACCTCTACCTCGCACTGCTCGACCAGCACTGCGAATCCCTTCTCCAGTCCGTCCGCACGGCGCTCGCGTCCACCACGGACAACAAGCTGCGCGTCGCCGCGACGATGGACGCCTACTTCGCGTACGTGGAGAACGAGGGCGGCGCCTTCCGCCTCGTCTTCGAGTCCGACCTGACCAACGAGGCCGCGGTCCGCGAGCGCGTGGACCGCGTCACGCTGCAGTGCGCCGAGGCGATCTGCGAGGTCATCGCCGAGGACACCGGCCTGCCCGGGGACGAGGCGATGCTCCTCGCCGTCGGGCTCGGCGGGTACTCGCAGGTCGTCGCGAGGTACTGGCTGGCCAGCGGCAGCACGGTGCCCCGCGACAAGGCGGTGGAGCTGATCACCTCGCTCGCCTGGCGCGGCATCGCGGGCTTCCCGCTGCACGGCATCGAGGGTCACTGA
- a CDS encoding DUF3107 domain-containing protein — translation MEVKIGVQYAPREIVLESGQSAEEIERAVSEALTGKSPLLSLVDDHGRKVLVPADRLAYVELGEPTARKVGFSAL, via the coding sequence GTGGAGGTCAAGATCGGCGTGCAGTACGCGCCCCGCGAGATCGTGCTGGAGAGCGGCCAGAGTGCCGAGGAAATCGAGCGCGCGGTGTCCGAGGCGCTGACCGGCAAGTCGCCGCTGCTGAGCCTCGTGGACGACCACGGCCGCAAGGTCCTGGTTCCGGCCGACCGCCTCGCGTATGTGGAGCTCGGCGAGCCCACCGCGCGCAAGGTGGGCTTCAGCGCCCTGTAG
- a CDS encoding ferritin-like fold-containing protein: protein MRFMETSDTPAESAPEPTGVAAQDWAKASAEPHYRAAVVDLLGALAYGELAAFERLAEDAKLAPTLGDKAELAKMASAEFHHFEQLRDRLSAIGAEPTEAMEPFVAALDGFHRQTAPSDWLEGLVKAYVGDSIASDFYREVAARLDADTRELVLGVLDDTGHASFAVEKVRAAIEAEPRVGGRLALWARRLMGEALSQSQRVVADRDALSTMLVGGVADGFDLAEVGRMFSRITEAHTKRMAALGLAA, encoded by the coding sequence GTGCGCTTCATGGAGACGTCTGACACCCCTGCCGAATCCGCCCCCGAACCCACCGGAGTCGCCGCCCAGGACTGGGCGAAAGCTTCCGCCGAGCCCCACTACCGTGCCGCGGTCGTGGACCTCCTCGGCGCACTCGCCTACGGGGAGCTCGCGGCGTTCGAGCGGCTCGCGGAGGACGCGAAGCTGGCGCCGACGCTCGGCGACAAGGCGGAGCTCGCGAAGATGGCGTCGGCCGAGTTCCACCACTTCGAGCAGCTCAGGGACCGGCTCTCGGCGATCGGCGCGGAGCCGACCGAGGCGATGGAGCCGTTCGTCGCCGCGCTCGACGGCTTCCACCGGCAGACCGCGCCGTCCGACTGGCTGGAGGGCCTGGTCAAGGCGTACGTCGGCGACTCGATCGCCAGCGACTTCTACCGCGAGGTGGCGGCCAGGCTGGACGCCGATACGCGCGAGCTGGTGCTCGGCGTCCTCGACGACACGGGGCACGCCAGCTTCGCCGTGGAGAAGGTGCGGGCCGCGATCGAGGCGGAGCCGCGTGTGGGCGGGCGGCTCGCGCTGTGGGCGCGGCGGCTGATGGGCGAGGCCCTTTCGCAGTCCCAGCGGGTCGTTGCCGACCGGGACGCGTTGTCGACCATGCTGGTCGGGGGCGTGGCCGATGGGTTCGACCTCGCTGAGGTCGGGCGGATGTTCTCTCGGATCACTGAGGCGCACACCAAGCGGATGGCTGCGCTTGGCCTTGCGGCCTAG